A portion of the Gaiellales bacterium genome contains these proteins:
- a CDS encoding phosphatase PAP2 family protein, with the protein MDERKADDDGHGGREDGGERWGPPRAHIDRPTVVLAAVAFLVALGAQILTFGLSLTPDRYVLVLLAPALVIGRGRRFMLDFVPFVLLIVWYEECRGLAHTVHPSPFYTPHLDVEKAMFFGRVPSVVLQDWLWKGHLMWYDQVLSAATRIHFIVPPTLAFALWLRRRALFYRFAATLLTLSYAGALTFALYPAAPPWAAAEHGLIPYLANPAGEQAVSSPLPTDSGPLYHLVDGNPYAAIPSLHGGYSFLVFLFIATLVWNTRWRWTAVPAFLYPVVQCFAAVYTGNHYVIDLLIGFVYATAALFGVRWFWRRQGWPE; encoded by the coding sequence GTGGACGAACGGAAGGCGGACGACGACGGCCACGGCGGCCGCGAGGACGGCGGCGAGCGCTGGGGGCCGCCACGCGCCCACATCGACCGGCCCACGGTCGTGCTCGCGGCGGTCGCCTTCCTGGTCGCGCTGGGCGCGCAGATCCTGACGTTCGGGCTGTCGCTGACGCCCGACCGCTACGTCCTCGTGCTGCTCGCCCCCGCGCTCGTGATCGGGCGGGGCCGGCGGTTCATGCTCGATTTCGTCCCCTTCGTGCTGTTGATCGTCTGGTACGAGGAGTGTCGCGGACTGGCGCACACCGTGCATCCATCGCCCTTCTACACACCGCACCTGGACGTCGAGAAGGCGATGTTCTTCGGCCGCGTGCCTTCCGTCGTGCTCCAGGACTGGCTCTGGAAGGGCCATCTGATGTGGTACGACCAGGTGCTCTCCGCGGCCACGCGCATCCACTTCATCGTGCCGCCCACGCTCGCCTTTGCGCTGTGGCTCCGGCGCCGCGCGCTGTTCTACCGCTTCGCCGCGACGCTGCTGACCCTCAGCTACGCGGGAGCGCTGACCTTCGCGCTGTACCCGGCGGCGCCGCCGTGGGCCGCCGCTGAGCACGGGCTGATTCCCTACCTGGCCAACCCCGCAGGCGAGCAGGCGGTCAGCTCACCGCTGCCGACCGACTCGGGCCCGCTCTACCACCTGGTGGACGGGAACCCCTACGCGGCCATCCCGTCGCTGCACGGCGGCTACTCGTTCCTGGTGTTCCTGTTCATCGCCACCCTGGTGTGGAACACGCGCTGGCGCTGGACGGCCGTTCCGGCCTTCCTCTACCCGGTGGTGCAGTGCTTCGCAGCGGTCTACACCGGGAACCACTACGTCATCGACCTCCTGATCGGCTTCGTCTACGCGACCGCGGCGCTGTTCGGCGTCCGCTGGTTCTGGCGGCGCCAGGGATGGCCCGAGTGA
- a CDS encoding glycosyltransferase family 39 protein, which yields MAVVVRLPFVHAPLTADEGGYGEVARLWAGGARLYDQAWVDRPQGLLLVFRAVLHVGNGSTAAIHVVAAVVGALVVVAVMALAHRTAGRIPAIAAGLLLATLGASPLIESFTLSGELLASLPAVLSLLAFVAYLRRGGAWPWLVVCGLLTGCAVLLKQSGFDGGLAAVVYLLACRRRAGIVPAAVIVVSAALPVAAAAVSAPSLSDWWYAMVTYRGQGDSILSGSLSGRLSQFWDTFPQVARALAALALLAAYGWRRAPVLLRIWLVAAAVGVLGGGNFHAHYYIQLAAPLAAIAGVGVARVADRRAGLVAGVTAGLAVWAMSAAVPLWFDSPAAQARTVFPDDAHLQHDGAVARWVRSHSRPGDRIFVMWAAANVYYLSDRPPAVRYMWYRNIQAIPGALGEARHALASPSRPLLVVVEQPPSALDPAGGAAKLLDEHYRLAATVNGVPIYRRTP from the coding sequence GTGGCCGTCGTCGTCCGCCTTCCGTTCGTCCACGCTCCGCTGACCGCCGACGAGGGCGGGTACGGCGAGGTTGCCCGGCTGTGGGCGGGCGGCGCCCGCCTCTACGACCAGGCGTGGGTCGACCGCCCCCAGGGGCTGCTGCTGGTGTTTCGGGCGGTCCTGCATGTCGGGAATGGCTCCACGGCCGCGATCCACGTGGTCGCCGCAGTGGTCGGGGCACTGGTGGTCGTGGCCGTCATGGCCCTGGCGCACCGGACGGCGGGCAGGATACCTGCGATCGCCGCCGGCCTGCTCCTCGCGACGCTCGGAGCGTCTCCGCTGATCGAGTCGTTCACGCTGTCCGGTGAGCTGCTCGCCTCGCTGCCCGCGGTGCTGTCGCTGCTCGCCTTCGTCGCGTACCTCCGTCGCGGCGGCGCCTGGCCGTGGCTGGTCGTCTGCGGGCTGCTGACGGGCTGCGCGGTGCTGCTCAAGCAGTCGGGCTTCGACGGCGGACTGGCGGCCGTTGTCTATCTGCTCGCCTGCCGCCGGCGCGCCGGCATCGTGCCGGCCGCCGTCATCGTCGTCTCGGCGGCGCTGCCCGTCGCCGCCGCTGCGGTCAGCGCTCCCAGCCTCTCGGACTGGTGGTATGCCATGGTGACGTACCGCGGTCAGGGCGATTCGATCCTGTCCGGCTCGCTGTCGGGGCGCCTGTCCCAGTTCTGGGACACGTTCCCCCAGGTTGCGCGCGCCCTCGCAGCACTTGCCCTGCTCGCCGCCTACGGCTGGCGCCGCGCGCCGGTGCTGCTCCGGATCTGGCTCGTCGCCGCCGCGGTCGGCGTCCTCGGCGGCGGCAACTTCCACGCTCACTACTACATCCAGCTCGCCGCGCCGCTGGCGGCGATCGCGGGCGTCGGCGTCGCACGGGTCGCAGACCGCCGCGCCGGCCTGGTCGCGGGCGTCACGGCGGGTCTGGCGGTGTGGGCCATGTCCGCCGCCGTCCCGCTCTGGTTCGACTCGCCGGCCGCACAGGCCCGCACGGTGTTCCCGGACGACGCCCACCTGCAGCACGACGGCGCGGTCGCACGATGGGTGCGGTCGCACAGTCGGCCGGGCGACCGCATCTTCGTCATGTGGGCGGCGGCCAACGTGTACTACCTCAGCGACCGGCCGCCCGCGGTGCGGTACATGTGGTACCGCAACATCCAGGCCATCCCGGGTGCGCTGGGCGAGGCGCGGCACGCGCTCGCATCGCCGTCCCGGCCGCTGCTGGTGGTGGTCGAACAGCCGCCTTCGGCTCTCGATCCGGCGGGCGGCGCCGCGAAGCTGCTGGACGAGCATTACCGGCTCGCCGCCACGGTGAACGGCGTCCCGATCTACCGCCGCACGCCGTGA
- a CDS encoding alkaline phosphatase family protein, giving the protein MSVRGGVALLAVVAGTLWLTGEGSAGRWAAVPSSAAPPPAPRRAVLPDAASTTPIKHIVYIIKENRTYDNLFGRFPEGDGATTGVTYDGSVVPLTALPDKQVDLQHNHWAHVQDVNGGRMNGFSRVVDKAGEHTLKAYTTATPGQLPAYWGWAKRYALGDRMFTSVPSSSYPNHLYAVAGQSGGVIDGPSIGTRWWGCDGPPDVTVPIASEDTMSVAGRRSVCLDIPSVAGAINGRPGVSWATYGAMPGQLGYGWVALDAVKDVRDRADWGRHYAPWQWFPSDLRQGYLPSITWITPPFDESDHPGGPSLCEGENWTARMVNAVVRSRFWKSTAIVVVWDDFGGFYDHVRPPTIDRFGLGIRSPLLVVSPWARRGIDHTTYDFTSVIKFASENFGLPLLTSRERSANSLRSAFQFDHPLRRWIAPVRDCPNVKFVQKEAAGSIDYS; this is encoded by the coding sequence ATGAGCGTGCGCGGTGGCGTCGCGCTGCTCGCCGTGGTCGCCGGCACGCTGTGGCTGACCGGGGAGGGATCCGCGGGGAGGTGGGCGGCGGTGCCCTCGTCGGCCGCGCCGCCGCCCGCACCCCGAAGAGCCGTGCTGCCCGACGCCGCGTCCACGACTCCGATCAAGCACATCGTCTACATCATCAAGGAGAACCGCACCTACGACAACCTGTTCGGCAGGTTCCCGGAGGGCGACGGCGCCACCACCGGGGTCACGTACGACGGCAGCGTCGTCCCGCTGACCGCGCTGCCCGACAAGCAGGTCGATCTGCAGCACAACCACTGGGCGCACGTTCAGGACGTCAACGGCGGGAGGATGAACGGGTTCTCGCGCGTCGTCGACAAGGCCGGCGAGCACACGCTGAAGGCGTACACGACCGCGACGCCAGGGCAGCTCCCCGCGTACTGGGGCTGGGCGAAGCGCTACGCGCTGGGCGACCGCATGTTCACATCGGTGCCCAGCTCGAGCTACCCGAACCACCTGTACGCGGTGGCCGGCCAGTCCGGCGGCGTGATCGACGGACCGAGCATCGGCACACGGTGGTGGGGCTGCGACGGCCCGCCGGACGTGACGGTGCCGATCGCGTCGGAGGACACCATGTCGGTTGCAGGCCGCAGGTCGGTGTGCCTCGACATCCCCAGCGTGGCGGGCGCGATCAACGGCCGGCCCGGCGTCTCGTGGGCCACGTACGGCGCGATGCCCGGGCAGCTGGGGTACGGGTGGGTGGCGCTGGACGCCGTCAAGGATGTTCGCGATCGCGCCGACTGGGGGCGTCATTACGCCCCCTGGCAATGGTTTCCGTCGGACCTCCGACAGGGGTACCTGCCATCGATCACGTGGATCACGCCGCCGTTCGACGAGAGCGACCATCCGGGCGGCCCGTCGCTGTGCGAGGGGGAGAACTGGACGGCGCGGATGGTGAACGCGGTCGTCCGCTCCCGCTTCTGGAAGAGCACGGCGATCGTCGTCGTGTGGGACGACTTCGGCGGCTTCTACGACCACGTGCGCCCTCCGACCATCGACCGTTTCGGGCTCGGCATCCGCTCGCCGCTGCTCGTCGTCTCACCGTGGGCCCGCCGGGGCATCGACCACACGACGTACGACTTCACGTCCGTGATCAAGTTCGCCTCCGAGAACTTCGGCCTGCCGCTCCTGACCAGCCGCGAGCGCTCGGCCAACTCGCTGAGGTCGGCGTTCCAGTTCGACCATCCGCTTCGCCGCTGGATCGCCCCGGTCCGCGACTGCCCGAACGTGAAGTTCGTCCAGAAGGAGGCCGCCGGCTCGATCGACTACAGCTGA
- a CDS encoding M20/M25/M40 family metallo-hydrolase, whose product MVEAFSSRLQQLVDIDSPSDGLEQERVAELLAGWLEPMGCGAEWVDEPDGPARSMAITMRGDGDGVVCLLGHTDTVFPAGTVSERPFRREGVRCFGPGVADMKGGLVLAAMAMERYAGARRPFAELRLLVCADEEVRLRAPAVCSRAAGARAALVFECGRENGDIVTARKGAIWRTMELTGVAAHAGADTARGRSAVSALAAEILRIEGLKAGRPEMTSVVTTVQGGTAANTLPGNAGATLDIRSSVPADLDHALAELATGGPYDGVSIEIVDRGTWPPMPRDPHLAAAAIAIGSELGLTIGEELSGGVSDGCWTGAAGIPTIDGLGPVGALDHTDAEWIELETVERRLELAVRLIERAAQL is encoded by the coding sequence ATGGTCGAGGCGTTCAGCAGCCGGCTGCAGCAGCTCGTCGACATAGATTCGCCATCCGACGGGCTGGAGCAGGAGCGGGTCGCGGAGCTGCTGGCCGGATGGCTCGAGCCGATGGGGTGCGGCGCGGAGTGGGTCGACGAGCCCGACGGCCCGGCCCGCAGCATGGCGATCACCATGCGCGGCGACGGCGACGGGGTGGTCTGCCTGCTCGGCCACACCGACACCGTGTTCCCCGCCGGCACGGTCTCGGAGCGCCCGTTCCGGCGCGAAGGAGTGCGCTGCTTCGGTCCCGGCGTCGCCGACATGAAGGGCGGGCTGGTGCTCGCCGCGATGGCGATGGAGCGATACGCGGGAGCCCGCCGCCCGTTCGCCGAGCTGCGACTGCTGGTCTGCGCGGACGAGGAGGTGCGGCTCCGCGCGCCGGCCGTCTGCTCCCGGGCCGCCGGCGCGCGAGCGGCGCTGGTGTTCGAATGCGGCCGCGAGAACGGCGACATCGTGACGGCCCGCAAGGGGGCGATCTGGCGCACGATGGAGCTGACCGGCGTCGCAGCGCACGCAGGCGCTGACACTGCTCGCGGGCGCAGCGCCGTCTCGGCGCTCGCGGCCGAGATCCTGCGGATCGAGGGGCTGAAGGCCGGCCGGCCGGAGATGACGTCGGTGGTCACGACCGTCCAGGGCGGCACCGCGGCAAACACCCTCCCGGGGAACGCCGGCGCGACGCTCGACATCCGCTCCAGCGTGCCGGCAGACCTCGACCACGCGCTGGCCGAGCTGGCGACGGGCGGCCCGTACGACGGCGTCTCGATCGAGATCGTCGATCGCGGAACCTGGCCGCCGATGCCGCGCGACCCGCACCTCGCGGCGGCCGCGATCGCGATCGGCTCGGAGCTGGGCCTGACCATCGGCGAGGAGCTCTCGGGCGGCGTCTCCGACGGATGCTGGACGGGCGCGGCGGGCATCCCCACGATCGACGGCCTCGGCCCGGTCGGCGCCCTGGATCACACCGACGCCGAATGGATCGAGCTCGAGACGGTCGAGCGGCGCCTGGAGCTGGCCGTCCGCTTGATCGAACGGGCGGCTCAGCTGTAG
- the groES gene encoding co-chaperone GroES — MDLKPLGDRVIVEVLDEEETTVSGIVLPDTAKEKPQRGNVLAVGPGRYEDGKLVPLDVQKGDEVIFSKYGGTEVKVGGEEYLILRESDILAKVATSKVKAKA; from the coding sequence ATGGATCTGAAGCCTCTGGGCGACCGCGTCATCGTCGAAGTCCTCGATGAGGAGGAGACGACGGTAAGCGGCATCGTCCTGCCGGATACGGCGAAAGAGAAGCCGCAGCGCGGCAACGTGCTCGCAGTCGGCCCCGGCCGCTACGAGGACGGCAAGCTCGTTCCACTCGACGTCCAGAAGGGCGACGAGGTGATCTTCTCCAAGTATGGCGGGACGGAGGTCAAGGTCGGCGGCGAGGAGTACCTGATCCTCCGCGAGTCCGACATCCTGGCGAAGGTTGCCACCAGCAAGGTCAAGGCTAAGGCGTAG
- a CDS encoding DUF1028 domain-containing protein codes for MTYSIVARDDDGRLGVGVQTCVMGVGAICSWARAGVGAVATQAFSQPGYGPRLLDRLQAGEAPEQALDALRGADDRRDQRQVAVVAADGSVAAATGSDTIPYAGDVRATGVSCQANMMAAPGVPEAMREAFLHARGSLERRLLAALVAAEAGGGDFRGRQSAALLVVEAERKEEAWDGVITDLRVDDDPEPLAALGRLVDVAEAYRLMQTATEAAKSGDVADAARSAARARALAPHDQNVLGFDAMLRAHGGDLAPLHELLDRRPGTMMLVDWLRAHGEIQLDDTTMELLRSRHGVRR; via the coding sequence GTGACGTATTCGATCGTCGCCCGTGACGACGACGGCCGGCTCGGTGTCGGCGTGCAGACCTGCGTGATGGGCGTGGGTGCCATCTGCTCGTGGGCGCGGGCCGGCGTCGGCGCGGTCGCGACCCAGGCGTTCAGCCAGCCGGGATACGGTCCCCGGCTGCTTGACCGCCTGCAGGCCGGCGAGGCGCCGGAACAGGCGCTCGACGCGCTGCGTGGTGCGGACGACCGGCGCGACCAGCGGCAGGTGGCCGTCGTGGCGGCGGACGGCTCGGTCGCGGCCGCGACCGGGTCGGACACCATCCCGTATGCGGGCGACGTGCGGGCCACGGGCGTCAGCTGCCAGGCGAACATGATGGCCGCTCCCGGTGTCCCCGAGGCGATGCGGGAGGCGTTCCTGCACGCGCGCGGCTCGCTCGAGCGCCGCCTGCTTGCGGCGCTGGTCGCGGCGGAGGCGGGCGGCGGCGACTTCCGCGGCCGGCAGTCGGCGGCACTCCTCGTCGTCGAGGCGGAACGGAAGGAGGAGGCGTGGGACGGCGTCATCACCGACCTCCGGGTGGACGACGATCCCGAGCCGCTGGCCGCCCTGGGCCGGCTGGTGGACGTCGCGGAGGCATACCGGCTGATGCAGACCGCGACGGAGGCGGCGAAGAGCGGCGACGTCGCGGATGCCGCCCGCTCGGCCGCACGGGCTCGCGCGCTTGCTCCGCACGACCAGAACGTGCTCGGGTTCGATGCGATGCTGCGGGCGCACGGTGGCGATCTGGCACCGCTCCACGAGCTGCTCGACCGGCGGCCGGGGACGATGATGCTGGTCGACTGGCTGCGCGCCCACGGCGAGATCCAGCTCGACGACACGACGATGGAGCTGCTCCGCTCGCGTCACGGCGTGCGGCGGTAG
- the groL gene encoding chaperonin GroEL (60 kDa chaperone family; promotes refolding of misfolded polypeptides especially under stressful conditions; forms two stacked rings of heptamers to form a barrel-shaped 14mer; ends can be capped by GroES; misfolded proteins enter the barrel where they are refolded when GroES binds), with amino-acid sequence MAHKELKFNEDARRSLQRGVDILADAVKVTLGPKGRYVVLDKKFGAPTITNDGVTIAREIEVEDVFENQGAQLVREVATATNDVAGDGTTTATVLAQAIVREGLKNVSAGANPMGLKRGIEAAVANVVDDIKKQAKEISGKEDIARVATISARDREIGDVIADAIEKVGKDGVVNVEEGQTFGLDLEFTEGMQFDKGYLSPYMITDSERMEAVLDDPYILIANQKIGAVKDILPVLEQVIQAGRPLLIVAEDVEGESLATVVVNKLRGTFTAVAVKAPGFGDRRKRMLEDIAILTGGEVITEEMGLKLENTSVAQLGRARKIVVDKDSTTIIDGAGDSDGIKGRIKQIKSEIESTDSDFDREKLQERLAKLAGGVAVVKVGAATETEMKEKKHRVEDALQATRAALEEGIVPGGGVALLHAIKAVDSAKLEGDERTGAQIIERALQEPLRQLAENAGLEGSVVVNEVRAAKAGQGLNVDTGEIVDLVKSGIIDPAMVTRSALQNAASIAKNILTTEAVVAEAPEKNAPAPMGGGMPDMM; translated from the coding sequence ATGGCACACAAGGAACTGAAGTTCAATGAGGATGCACGCCGCTCGCTTCAGCGCGGCGTCGACATCCTGGCCGACGCGGTCAAGGTGACCCTCGGCCCCAAGGGGCGGTACGTCGTGCTCGACAAGAAGTTCGGCGCACCGACCATCACCAACGACGGCGTCACGATCGCGCGTGAGATCGAGGTCGAGGACGTCTTCGAGAACCAGGGCGCGCAGCTGGTGCGCGAGGTCGCAACGGCGACCAACGACGTTGCAGGCGACGGCACGACGACCGCCACGGTGCTTGCGCAGGCGATCGTCCGCGAGGGCCTGAAGAACGTCTCGGCCGGCGCCAACCCGATGGGCCTCAAGCGCGGTATCGAGGCGGCCGTCGCGAACGTCGTCGACGACATCAAGAAGCAGGCCAAGGAGATCTCGGGCAAGGAGGACATCGCCCGGGTCGCCACCATCTCGGCCCGCGACCGCGAGATCGGCGACGTCATCGCCGATGCGATCGAGAAGGTCGGCAAGGACGGCGTCGTCAACGTCGAGGAGGGCCAGACGTTCGGCCTGGACCTCGAGTTCACCGAGGGCATGCAGTTCGACAAGGGCTACCTGTCGCCCTACATGATCACGGACTCCGAGCGCATGGAGGCCGTGCTCGACGACCCGTACATCCTCATCGCCAATCAGAAGATCGGCGCCGTGAAGGACATCCTGCCCGTGCTCGAGCAGGTCATCCAGGCCGGTCGCCCGCTGCTGATCGTGGCCGAGGACGTCGAGGGCGAGTCGCTCGCGACGGTGGTCGTCAACAAGCTCCGCGGCACCTTCACCGCCGTCGCCGTCAAGGCGCCGGGCTTCGGTGACCGCCGCAAGCGCATGCTCGAGGACATCGCCATCCTGACCGGCGGCGAGGTCATCACCGAGGAGATGGGCCTGAAGCTCGAGAACACCTCGGTCGCCCAGCTCGGCCGCGCCCGCAAGATCGTCGTGGACAAGGACTCGACGACGATCATCGACGGTGCCGGCGACAGCGACGGGATCAAGGGCCGGATCAAGCAGATCAAGTCCGAGATCGAGTCGACCGACTCCGACTTCGACCGCGAGAAGCTGCAGGAGCGGCTGGCCAAGCTGGCCGGCGGCGTCGCGGTGGTCAAGGTTGGCGCAGCCACCGAGACCGAGATGAAGGAGAAGAAGCACCGCGTCGAGGACGCGCTGCAGGCCACCCGCGCGGCCCTCGAGGAGGGCATCGTGCCGGGCGGTGGCGTGGCGCTGCTGCACGCCATCAAGGCCGTCGACTCCGCCAAGCTGGAGGGTGACGAGAGGACCGGCGCGCAGATCATCGAGCGCGCGCTGCAGGAGCCACTCCGCCAGCTGGCCGAGAACGCCGGGCTGGAGGGGTCGGTCGTCGTCAACGAGGTGCGGGCCGCCAAGGCGGGCCAGGGCCTCAACGTCGACACCGGCGAGATCGTCGACCTGGTCAAGTCGGGCATCATCGACCCGGCCATGGTCACGCGCTCAGCGCTGCAGAACGCGGCGTCCATCGCCAAGAACATCCTCACCACCGAGGCTGTCGTGGCTGAGGCACCGGAGAAGAACGCTCCCGCCCCGATGGGCGGCGGCATGCCGGACATGATGTAG